The DNA sequence GTGGCGCGACGGGACGGCCCCGCCCTCGTTCCGAGGGGCGGGGCCGTCTGCCGCGTCCACGAGCCATGCGACCAGTGTCGCAAGCGCTACCGCTTGGTGTAGTCCCGGAAGCCGTGACCGGTCTTACGCCCGAGGCGGCCCGCGGTCACCAGGTGCTCCAGCAGCGGCGCCGGGGCGAACCCGGCCTGGTGGAACTCCGCGTGCAGCGACTTCTCGATCGCCAGCGACACGTCGAGCCCGACGACGTCGAGCAGCTCGAACGGGCCCATCGGCAGCGCGCAACCGGTCTTCATCGCGGCGTCGATGTCGTCGGCGGTGGCGTAGTGGGCCTCCAGCATCTTCACCGCGTCGTTCAGGTACGGGAACAGCAGCGCGTTGACGATGAACCCGGCCCGGTCGCCGCAGCTCACCGGCACCTTCTTGAGCTTCTGGCACACGTCGAGGACGGTGGCCGCCACGTCGCGCGAGGTGCCGATCGTGGACACGACCTCGACCAGCTTCATCACCGGCGCCGGGTTGAAGAAGTGCATGCCGATCACGTCGCCCGGACGCTGGGTGACCGCGGCACACTCGACGACGGGCAACGAGGAGGTCGTCGTCGCGAGGATGGCACCGGGCTTGCAGATCTCGTCGAGCGCGCCGAACATCGCCCGCTTGACGCCGAGCTCCTCGGCGACGGCCTCGACGACCAGGTCGACGTCGGCCATGTCCTCCAGCGCGGTGGTGCCGCTGATCCGGGCGAGGACGGCGTCGCGGCCGGCCTCGTCCAGCTTCCCGCGGGCGACCGCCTTGTCCAGGGACTTGCGGACCAGCGCGACCGAGCCCTCGACCTTGGAGTCGCTGCGGCCGCGGACGACGACGTCGTAGCCGGCCTTGGCGAACACCTCGACGATGCCCGAGGCCATCGTGCCGGTGCCGACCACGCCGACCCGCGCCACGTCGCGCAGGGTCACGTCCGCGGGAACGGCCGAGGCCGGGGTCTCCCCGTCGGCGACGACGGTGGAGCTGTGCGGTGCGGAGTAGGTGTAGAAGCCGCGCCCGGTCTTCCGGCCGAGCAGGCCCGCGGTGATCATCTGCTTGAACACCGGGTTCGGCGCGTGCATCAGGTTGCGCGACTCGCCGTACATCGTCTCGAGGATCTCGTAGGCGGTGTCCAGGCCGATGAGGTCGAGCAGGGCCAGCGGGCCCATCGGGTAGCCGCAGCCGTAGCGCATGCCGGCGTCGAGGTCCTCGCGGCTGGCGTAGCGCTCGGCGTACATCTTCGCGGCATGGTTGAGGTAGCCGAACAGCAGCGCGTTGGCGATGAAGCCCGCGCGGTCGCCGATGACGACCGGGACCTTCCCGAGGGAGTCGGCGAACGCCTGGACGTCGGAGATGACGTCGGGCTCGGTGACGACGGTCCGCACGACCTCGACCAGCTTCTGGACCGGCGCCGGGTTGAAGAAGTGCATCCCGACGACCTTGCCCGGGCGCGTGGTGCGCACGGCCAGCTCGGTGACCGACAGCGACGAGGTGTTCGAGGCGAGGATGGCGTCCTCGGCGACGACCTTGTCGACCTCGGCCAGCAGCGCGGTCTTGGCGTCCAGGCTCTCCGGGATGGCCTCGACGACCAGCTGCGCCGGTGCCAGGTCGGCCAGGGTGGTGGTCACGGTGATGCGACCGAGGAGCTCGTCGGCCTGCTCCCGGGTGAGCTTGCCGCGCTCGATGGCGCGGTCGGTCGAGGCCGCGAGATGGGCTCTGCCGCGCTCCCCCGCGGTGTCGTCCACCTCGACGGCGATCACATCGAGACCGTTGCGGGCGAACACCTCGACGATGCCTGCCCCCATCGTGCCGAGGCCGACCACTCCGACGGTCCGGAACTCACGTGCCACGCTGCAACCTCCACCGATTCGACAACCTTGTCTTCCGCGTCGGCGCCGATCCTGTCATCCAGAGGTGCTACCAGTGGGTAACATGCGACCAGGACCACCCCGCCGTGCGGGAAGGGCCCTGGTCGTCGGGGGAGTAAGGACGCCTCAGCGCCCGTGCCGGGCCTTCACGATCCCGACGAGCGTCTGCATCGTGCGCGCGGTCCGTTTGAAGCTGGTGACCACGATCGGCATCCCGAACCGCTGCCGGGCGATCGACTGGGCGCGGGTGAACTCGCGCAGCCCGTCGGCGCCGTGGATGCGGCCGAAGCCGGACTCCCCCACCCCGCCGAAGGGCAGCGACGGGATCCCGGCGAAGGAGATCACGCCGTTGATCGAGACCATGCCGCAGCGCAGCCGCTGCGCGATCTGCTCCCCGCGCTTCGCGGAGAACACCGTCGCGCCGAGGCCGTATCCGGTGGCGTTGGCACGGCGGACCGCTTCGTCGACGTCGGGCACCCGGTTGACCACGACGAGCGGGCCGAAGGTCTCCTCGGTGACCGCGACGGAGTCCTCGGGCACGTCGGCGATGACGACCGGGGAGATCGACCCGCCCTGGGCGGGCACCGAGTCGGCGCCACCGACGATCGCGCGGCCGCCGCGTTCCAGGGCGTCGGTGACGTGCCGGCGCACGATCTCGGTCTGCGACGGCATCGTCATCGGCCCGAGGTCGCCCTCGTTCGTGGCGGTGCCGACCTGCAGCGCCGACGCCGCGGCCCGCACCTTCTCCAGGAACCGGCCCGCGACGGATTCGACGACGTAGACCCGCTCCACCCCGACGCAGGTCTGCCCCGCGTTGGACATCCCGCCCCAGACGGCGGCGTCCGCGGCGCCGTCGAGATCGGCATCGGCGTCGACGATCAGCGGGTCCTTGCCGCCGCACTCCATGAGCACCGGCACCAGGTTCTCCGCGCAGGCGGCCATCACCCGGCGCCCGGTCGCGGCGGACCCGGTGAACGCGATCTTGCCGATGCCGGGGGCGCGGCACAGCTCGGCGCCGGTCGGCCCGAACCCGGTGACGACGGTCAGCAGCGGGTACCGGCCCACCTCGGGGACCGCCTCGGCGAGCGTGCGGGCGATCTCGTGCCCGACGCCCGGGGTCAGCTCCGAGGGCTTGAACACCACGGTGTTGCCGGCGGCCAGCGCGTAGGCGATCGAGCCCATCGGCGTGAAGAACGGGTAGTTCCACGGCCCGATGACGCCGACGACGCCCAGCGGCCGGTACGCCACCGACGCAGCCTGGTTCGCCATCAGCAGGCCCGGGGACACCGAGCGCCGCCCGAGCACCTTTTTCGCGTTCGCCGAGGCCCAGTCCAGGTGGTCGATGGCGAGCACGACCTCGAGTCGGGCGTCGTCGAGCGGCTTGCCGGTCTCGGCGGCGACGACGCCCGCGACCCGGTCCAGCTGCGCGACCAGCACCTTCTTCCACGCCGCGAGCCTGCGGCGGCGCTCGTCGAAGCCGAGCCCGTCCCACCAGACGGCGGCCTCGGCGGCGTCCCGGACCCGGGCGCGGACGTGCTCGCCGTCGTGCACGGGGTAGCGGGCCAGCTCCTCGCCGGTACGGGGCGAGAGCGACGCGAAGTCCCCGGAAGCGGGGACGGCGGCCGTCGTAGGGGTGGAGTCAGCGGCGGTGGCACTCACGTGACCAGGCTAGACGCCGCGGCAAGGCCCGGCCGGGCCCGCGCTGGCCCGGCGGGGCCGCCTCAGAACAGAAGCAGGTCGTCGCGCGCCATGCCCCGCAGCGCGTCGTAGTCGACGGTCACGCAGCGGATCCCGCGGTCCACGGCCAGCGTGCGGGCCTGCGGCTTGATCTGCTGGGCCGCGAACACCCCCTCGACCGGCGCGAGCAGCGGGTCGCGGTTCATCAGCTCCAGGTACCGGGTGAGCTGCTCGACGCCGTCGATCTCGCCGCGGCGCTTCACCTCGACCGCGACGTGCGCGCCGCTCCCGTCGCGCAGCAGCAGGTCGACCGGGCCGACCGCGGTCATGTACTCGCGCCGGACCAGGGTGTGGCCCTCCCCGAAGGTCTCCGGGTGCGCGGCGAGCAGCTCCTGCAGGTGCGCCTCGACGCCGTCCTTGACCAGGCCCGGGTCGACGCCCAGCTCGTGGCTGGAGTCGTGCAGCACCTCGTCGATGGTGATGACCAGCGACTCGTCGGCCTTGTTGCGCACCGTCCACACACCGGGCTCCTCAGTGAGCCAGCACGGTGGGGACATCCAGTTGAGCGGCTTGTAGGCACGGTCGTCGGCGTGGATGCTCACCGAGCCGTCCCGTTTGACCAGCAGCAACCGGGGGGCCATGGGCAGATGGGCGGTCAGCCGTCCGACGTAGTCCACCTGGCAGCGGGCGATGACGAGACGCACCCGCCTCACTGTAGGGCCGAGCGGATGGATCACCCTGGGCGGGTGATCGAGCAGACCTCGACCCGGCAGGTGTACGCCAACGACTGGATGAGCGTCCGCGAGGACGGCATCCGGCTCCCGGACGGCACCGAAGGGCTCTACGGCATCGTCGACAAGCCCACCTATGCCCTGGTGATCCCCCGCGACGACGACGGCCGCCTGCACCTCGTGGAGCAGTACCGCTACCCGGTGGGCGGCCGCCGCTGGGAATTCCCGGCGGGCACCGCGCCCGACCGGGCCGACCAGGACCCGGCCGAGCTGGCGGTGCGTGAGCTCGTCGAGGAGACCGGGCTGGCCGCGGAGCACATGACCCTGCTCGGCACGCTCGACTGCGCGCCGGGCATGTCCAGCCAGCGCGGGAACGTCTACCTCGCGACCGGGCTGACCGCGGGGCCGCCGCGCCGTGAGCACTCCGAGCAGGACATGCGCGCCGCCTGGTTCACCACCGCCGAGCTGACGGCGATGATCCGCCGCGGCGCGCTCACCGACGCCCAGTCACTCGCCGCCTGGGCCCTGCTCACCCTGCACGACGCGGGCACCTGACCGGCGCCCACGGCCGCCGTTCGTGGTCGCCGCTCCATGATCGCCGGGAGTGGAGCGCCGGGTGCGGTCGGCTACACCATGGGCTCCACTCCCGGCGATCACCCGGGGATCACCCGACACGCACCGGCAGCGCCGCGACCCGGCTGAACCCGGGGCGGGGCAGCCACACGACCTCCTCGGCGGGCACGGCGAGGCGCAGGCCGGGGAACCGTTCGAACAGCATCCGCAGCCCCACCTCGCCCTCCTGGCGGGCCAGCGCGGCGCCCAGGCAGTAGTGCGCGCCCTGCCCGAACCCGACGTGCCCCTCGCCGCGGCCGGTCGGACGGGCGAGGTCCAGATCCTCGGGACGGTCGAAGGCCCGCGGATCGTGGTTGGCCGGGAGCAGCCCGGCGATCACCGGGGTCCCGGCCGGGATCGCGGTGCCGCCCAGCTCGACGTCGACGGTCGGGTAGCGGAGCTGGGTGAACTGCACCGGGCCGCGGGCCCGCATCAGCTCGTTCACCGCAGCGGGCCAGCCCGCCGGGTCGGCCCGCAGCGCGGCGAGCTGGTCGGGGGCACCGAGCAGCGCCAGCGCGCCGTTGCTGAGCAGGTGCGCGGTCGTCTCGTGCCCGGCCATGACGATCGCGAAGATCATCGTGACCATCTCGCGGTCCGAGAGCCGGTCGCCGTCCTCCTCCTGCGCGGCGACGAGCGCGCTGATCAGGTCGTCGGCCGGCTCTGTCCGGCGGGCGTCGACGAGGGCGTGCACGTGCGCGATCGCCGCCCGCAGCGCGGGTCCGGTCCGCTCGCGGTCCATCGTCGTGAGGATCTCGCCCCATTCGTGCCACTGCGCGCGATCGGCCTCCGGCACCCCGACGAGCTCGCAGATCACCGTGATCGGCAGCGGGTAGGCCAGCGTCTCCACCAGGTCGACCGGTGCCCCGCCGGCCCCGGCGGCCGCGACCTGGTCGAGCAGTGCGGCGGTGATCTCCTCGACCCGCGGGCGCAGCGCCGCGACCCGCCGCACGGTGAACGCCCGCGACACCAGCCTGCGCAGCCGGGTGTGCTCCGCACCGTCGACGGTGAGGATGGTGCGCAGCAGGTAGTCGGCGACGTCGGCGGGGACCCCCATCTGCTCCATGATCATCTCGCGGTTGTCCGGCCCGCCGGCCAGCGCCGGGTCGGTCACGAAACGCGGATCGGTCAGGACGGTGCGGACGTCGTCGTAGCGGGTGGCCAGGACGGCGGGCGGGCTGCCCATCATCGTCACGGTCGCGGTCGGGGCCTGTTCGCGCAGCCGCCCGTAGGCCGCGTTCGGGTCGGTGGTCACGGCCGGGTCCATCAGGTCCACGGCTCCACCGGGAGTGCTCGGTGCGGTCATCTCACCACTGCCTCTCTCACGCGCTCGGGTCGGCGGACGCGTCGTCTCCACTCCTCGTCGATGTGGTCGACGAGCGGTCGGTACAGCGCGGCGACCTCCGCCGCGACGCCCGCGGCGCCGGCCGCGGGGGCGGGCCCGGCCAGCAGCCGGGACAGGCCGTGCTCGATCAGGGCGGCGGTGTGCTCGGGCCCGGACGGCGCGAACGTGCCACCCGGGCCGTCGGGGAGGAACCCCGGGGATGCCGCGCCCCACACGTGGATCTGCTCGTCGACGGGCAGGTCGTCGTCGACGAGACCGGCGGCGCGCAGCAGTAGGAAGTGCTCCCGGATGGCGCCGTCGTGGTGGCGCCCGAGTCCCTCGAGCGCCCCGGCGGCCTCGTGCGCGAGCCGGCCGAGGACCTCGTCGTCGCCCCGGTCGAGGGCCCGTGCGACGTCGTCCTCCGCCAGCCGCAGATAGAACATCCGCGACATCCCCCAGGGCCGCGCGACCACCGGTTCGACGAGCATCCGGTCGGCGAAGAGCCGCCGCTGCGCCCGCAGCAGCACGGTGAGGAACAGCGCGCCCTTGGTGCGGACGTGCAGGTAGACGGTGCCCTGCCGATACCGGCCCGGCGCGCGACGTCCTCGACGGTCACCCGCCGGTAGCCCTGCCGCACGAGCAGCTCGCCCGCCGCGTCGAGCACCCGTTCCATCCGGGCGGTGTCCTCCGCACCCGGTCCGTCCGATACCGCCACCGCCCCCCTCCGTGCTCCATGACTGGATCGACGAATCCGGTCACAGGGTCACGGTAGCGCGCCGGGGTCTCGGCGGCGAGCGGATTCCGGGCTACCGTTCCCCGCATGACCGACTACGAGCACCTGCTGGTCAAGCAGGACGGCGACACGGTCCGGATCACGATGAACCGCCCGCAGCGACGCAACTCCCTCACCGAGGGCCACCTGCGGGAGCTGCTGGACGCGTTCGAGAGCGCGGGACGCAGCGACGCGACCGGGATCGTGCTGGCCGGGGAGGGCAAGGCGTTCTCCTCCGGCCACGACTTCGGCGACGTCGCCGAGCGCGACCTCGCCGGGGTGCGCACCCTGCTGCGGCTGTGCACCACGGTCATGCACACCGTCCAGTCGGTGCCCCAGGTCGTGATCGCCCGGGTGCACGCGACGGCCTGGGCGGCGGGCTGCCAGCTCGTCGCGTCCTGCGACCTCGCCGTCGCCGCGGAGTCCGCGACGTTCGCGCTGCCCGGCGGCAAGGGCGGCTGGTTCTGCCACACCCCGGCCGTCCCGGTCGCGCGGAACATCGGCCGCAAACGGCTGATGGAGCTGGCCCTGACCGGGGACCCGATCGACGCGGCCACCGCCGCCGACTGGGGTCTGGTCAACTACGCCGTCCCCGACGACGACCTCGACGCCCGCGTGGACGAGCTGCTCGCCCGCGCGACCCGGGGCAGCAGGCTGTCCAAGGCCGTCGGCAAGCAGACCCTCTACGCCCAGCTCGACCGTCCCGAGGCCGACGCCTACGCCGTCGCGGCCGAGGTGATGGCGTCGATGTCGCAGTCCGGAGGCGCCCGCGAGGGCATGGCGTCGTTCCTGGAGAAGCGGGCCCCGCAGTGGACCGACTGATCGGCACCTAGTACTCCAGCCGCACTTCGTTAGCTGGGCTGTCTTCGTCGTCGGTAGTGGCTTTCGCGGGCTCGGTGTTGGTGACGGCGACGCCAGGTCGACCAGGCCCAGCCCACGGTGCGGGCGGGGATGTGGATCAGAGATGCCAGGAGACGTCGGATCTCGGCGAGGGTGAGCGGGATGAGCCCGCTGCCAGGTCTTTTGGGGCGATCGCCGCGGTGACCGAGAGGTAGGCGTGGGCGAGCATGGCCAGGGTGATGTGGCGGTACCAGGCGTCGTAACGCCGCACCTGGTACTGGTCGAGCCCGACCTCGTTCTTCGCGGTCTGGAAGCACTCCTCGATCGCCCACCGGGCGCCGGCGACCCGGATGAGGTCGTCGTCACTGGTGCCGGGCGGGCCTGCGCACAGGTAGTAGGCCAACTCCGGCTCGTCACCGGCGGCGATCTGGGTGTCGGTGAGGATTGACGGCGCACCAGCAGCCAGCGCCCCCACCCGGCGGGCGCCTCCGGTGGCGGAGACAGGCTGGCCACGGCCCAGTCGTAGAGCCGCTCACCCTTCGCCCCGTCCCCCGCCGAGCGGCGCTTCCACGCCTGCTCCGGCGCGCGAGCGACCAGGTCGTCGGCGCGTCGTGACCCGGCCAGCCCGGCGATGTCAGCCTCGAGCGAGAGCGGGATCGACTGACTGCGGGGCACGGCGACGACGTAGCCGATCCGGCGCTTCTCGCACCAGGAGCGGAACTTGTAGTCCTGACCGTAGGCCTCGTCCGCAGCCACCCACGACGCCGGGACACCAGCGTCGAGGGCCCGGCCGAGCATCTGCTTGGCCAGCACGGTCTTGGTGGCGAACTCGACCTCGTCGGGCACCGCCGCAGCCCGGCAACGTTCCCGATCACCGGTCCACGACTTGGGCAGGTAAAGCTCACGATCGATCAACGTGCGGCCCCTGCCGCTGGCATAGGCGCAGAACACCCCGAGCTGGCAGTTCTCCACCCGGCCCGCAGTGCCGGAGTACTGGCGCTGCACCCCGGCCGACTTGGCCCCCTTCTTCAGGAACCCGGTCTCGTCGACGATCAGCACCCCGCCGGGCTCGCCGAGGTGTTCTGTGACGTAGTCCCGCAGGTCGTCGCGGACCCCGTCGGCGTCCCAAGCCGCCGAGTTGAGCAGCCGCTGCATCCCGTCCGGCGTCGTGTCACCGGCGACCTCGGCCAGCGTCCACCCGTTCTTCCCGGCCAACGGCGCCAACAATCCACGCACATACGCCCGCGCCCGACGCCGCGGCTCCGTCCGGAAGAACCGCCCCGCCACCAGCCCGAACAACCCGTCCAGGCCGCCGGCCCACGCCTCTAGGTCCTCCTCCACCTGCACAAGATCAAAGCCTAGCGCAGACCCACATCACGAAGTGCGGCTGGAGTACTAGGGTGTGTCTCCCAAATAGGCGGACCGGGGTGCGCGATGCTTGATCGGTGCCGCGCACCGCTGTCCTGACTGATGCCCAGTGGGCCCGTCTGGCGCCGCTGTTGCCCTCCTCCGAGGGTCGTCGCGGGCGCCCGTTCCGCGATGACCGCCGGGTGCTCGAGGGGATCATCTACCGGTATCGGTGCGGGCTTCCCTGGCGCGACGTCCCAGCCGAGTTCGGGCCGTGGCAGACGTTGTGGAAGCGGCACCGCCGCTACAGCGGCGACGGCACCTGGGACCACATCCTGGCTGCTCTTCTGGTCGAGGCCGACGCCGCCGAGGTGCTCGGGTGGGCGGTCAGCGTGGACTCCACGATCATCCGTGCCCACCAGCACGCCGCGACCCTCAAGCGCGACACAGGGGGCCGGATCGAACTACACGAATCTGCTCGCCGAACCAGCAGATCACGCGCTGGGACGGTCCCGCGGAGGGCTGTCGACGAAGATCCACCAGCTCGTTGACGGGCACGGCCGCCCGCTGGTGGTCCTCCTCGGCCCCGGCCAGGGCGGCGACTCGCCAATGTTTCCGCACCTGATGGCGCACCTGAGCATCGCCCGACCGGGCCCGGGACGACCCCGGACCCGGCCCGAACGCGTGCGCGCGGACAAGGCCTACTCCTCACGCGCGATCCGCCGGCACCTGCGCGAGCGCCGGATCATCGCTGTCATTCCGGAGCCCTCTGACCAGCAGGGACACCGCAAACGACGCGGCTCACGCGGCGGCCGACCGCCCGCATTCGATCCGGTCGACTACCGAAACCGCAACGTCGTCGAGCGCGGATTCTGCCACGTCAAGCAGTGGCGCGGGCTGGCCACCCGTTACGACAAGCTCGCCCTGACCTTCCGCGGCGGCGCCGTCCTGAAGGCAATCGTCACCTGGCTCCGCGCATTGGGAGACACACCCTAGGCTCGCGGGACCATGCACATCCGCACCACCACCCGGCTGAGCCGACGCCGTCTGCTGGGCGCGGCCGCCGCCCTCGGCGGGATCGCGCTGGCCGGGCCGCTGCTGGGCGGCTGCGGCGGGCCGTCGGACCCGCTGTCGCGGCTGCGCGCCGGCGGCGACGTCGTCGTCGGGCTGTCCGGGGAGCGCCCGTTCGGCTACACCGACGGCTCCGGGCGGGTCACCGGGGAGAACCCGGAGGTGGCCCGCGCGGTCGTCACCGGCCTCGGCGGCAGCGGCCTGGCCGCGGTCCAGACGAGGTTCGACCAGCTCATCCCCGGTCTGCTCGACGGCCGCTTCGACGTCATCGCGGTCGGGCTGACCATCACCGCGCTGCGCTGCCAGCAGGTCGCGTTCTCCCGCCCCGACTACGTGGCGGGTACCGGCCTGGTGGTCCCGGTCGGCAACCCCCTCGGGGTCGCGACGCTGGCCGGGGTCCGCCGCTCCGGGGCGACGCTGGCGGTGCTCGAGGGAAGCGCCGAGCAGGAGTACGCACTCGCCGCGGGCATCCACGCCGACCACATCGTCACCGTCGACTCGCAGGGAGCGCTGGTGCGCGAGGTCGCGAACGGCGGCGCACAGGTCGGCGCGCTCACCCGCATCGCGCTGCTCGACGAGGTCCGCCGCAACGCGGGCATCGGGCTGGAGGTGACCGCCGCGTTCGCCCCCGAGGTCGCGGGACGCCCGGTCGTCGGGGCCGGGGCGTTCGCCTTCCGTCCCGCCGACAGCGCCTTCCGCGAGGAGTTCGACCGTGGGCTCACCGCGTTGCAGGAGTCCGGGCGCTGGCTGGAGCTCGCTGCGCCGTTCGGGTTCACCGCGGCGAACCTGCCGCCGCGCGATCTCACCGTCGACGAGCTCTGCGCCCGCACCCCGGACTCGTGACCGACGCGCGCCGCCGGGGAGTGCAAGGATCCCAGTCATGGCACTGCGCATCGCGGGGATCCACGTCCCCGGCCCGTCCGACCTGCTCACCGGCGCGGCGTCGGTGGTCGAGGCGACCGGCGAGCTCGCCGGGACCGTCGCCGGGCTGCCCGCGCGGGCCGGGGAGCTGCTGGAGGAGGTCGGCTCGCTGGTCGGCCGGATCGGCACGATCGCGACCCGCGCCGAGCAGCTGCTCGACCGGGTGGACGGCGTCGTGGACCGGGCCGAGGGGCTGATCGGGACCGTCGACACCGTCGCCGAGGAGGCGACCGGGCTCGTGTCCCGGATCCGCCCGGTCGCCGAGCAGGCCGAGGCGCTCGTCGCCCGGGTCACCGGCGTCGCGGGGAACGCCGAGGAGCTCGTCGGACGAGTCACCGGCGTCGCCGGGAACGCCGAGGAGCTGGTGGCCCGGGTCGGCGGGGTCGCCGACGAGGCCGACACCCTGGTCCGCAAGGTCACCACCGTGTCCGAGCAGGCCGACGGCCTGGTCCGGCGGGTCACCACCGTCTCCGACGAGGCCGGCGAGCTGGTCCGGCGGGTCACCACGGTGTCCGAGGAGGCGGGCGACCTCGTCCGCCGGGTCACCACGGTCTCGCAGAACGCAGAAGGCATCGTCGAGCAGGTCTCGGTGGTCACCGGGAACGCGAGCGGGCTGCTCGCGCAGGTCGACACCGTCACCGGCGAGGCGGGCGGGCTCATCCGCACCGTCGGCGAGATCAGCGAGCGCGCCGGCGGCCTCATCGGCCGGGTCGAGACCGTCACCACCGACGCGACAGGTGTCGTCACCGCGGCGAAGGCGGTGTCCGACCGCGCCGGAGAGGTCGTCGGGCAGGCCGCGGGCGCCAGCGAGCAGGCCGGTGAGCTGCTGGACCTCTACGGCCCGCTGGCCCGCCGGGCCGCGCCGCTGGCCCAGCGCTTCGTCGACGAGCTCTCCGAGGAGGAGGTGCGCGCCGCGATCCGGCTGGTGGACCAGCTCCCGAGGTTCACCGAGCACATGGAGGACGACATCATGCCGATCCTCACGACGCTGGACCGTGTCGGACCGGACGTGCACGAACTCCTGGACGTGCTCAAGGAGGTCCGGCAGGCGATCGTCGGGATACCCGGGTTCAAGCTGCTCAGCCGCCGCGGGAGCGAGAAGGAGGAGGGCTGAGCTCCCGGCCGGGCGGCGCGTACCGCCCGGCCGGCACGGTCAGCCCAGACCCTGCGACTCCCGGATCAGGGTGACGATCTCGTCCATCATCCCGGTCAGGCGGAAGTTCTTCGGCGTGAACACCGCCGCGACCCCGCCCTCGCGCAGCCGCTTCTCGTCCTCGGGCGGGATGATCCCGCCGACGACGACCGGCACCTCCCCGGCCCCGGCGTCACGCAGCCCCTGCACGACCGCGGGCACGACCTCCAGGTGCGACCCGGACAGCACCGAGAGCCCGACGGCGTGCACGCCCTCCTGCACCGCGGCCGCCACGATCTGCGACGGCGTCAGCCGGATCCCCTGGTAGACGACCTCGAACCCGACGTCACGGGCGCGCACGGCGACCTGCTCGGCGCCGTTGGAGTGGCCGTCGAGGCCGGGCTTGCCGACCAGCATGCGCAGCCGCTGGCCCAGCTCCTCGCCGGTGGCGCGGACCCGCTCGCGGACCTCGGAGATCTCGGTGGCGCCCTCGCCGGACATGCTCGCCCCCGCCACTCCGGTCGGGGCCCGGAACTCCCCGAACACCTCGCGCAGCGCCCCGGCCCACTCGCCGGTGGTCACGCCCGCCTTGGCGCAGTCGATCGAGACCTGCATCAGGTTCTGCTCGGTCTTGGCCGCGTCGCGCAGCGCCCGCAGCGCCTCCTCGACGGCGTCCTGGTCCCGCGCGGCCCGCCACTCGCGGATCGCCTCGACCGCGGCCCGCTCGGTGGCCGGGTCGACGGTGAAGATAGCGTCGGCTCCCTCGGCCTGCAGCGGGCTCGGCTCGGTCGTGTCGAACTTGTTGACCCCGACCACGACCTCCTCGCCGGACTCCAGCCGGCGCCGCCGGGCGGCGAGGGAGTTGACCAGCTCGCCCTTCATGTAGCCGGACTCGACGGCCGCGACCGCCCCGCCCATCTCCTGCACCCGGTCGATCTCCGCGCGGGCGCCCTCGACGAGCTCGGAGACCTTCGCCTCGACGACCCGGGAGCCGTCGAAGATGTCCTCGTACTCCAGCAGGTCGGTCTCGTAGGCCAGCACCTGCTGCATCCGCAGCGCCCACTGCTGGTCCCACGGCCGCGGCAGGCCGAGCGCCTCGTTCCAGGCCGGCAGCTGCACGGCGCGGGCACGCGCGTCCCGGGACAGGGTGACGGCGAGCATCTCCAGCACGATGCGCTGGACGTTGTTCTCCGGCTGCGCCTCGGTCAGCCCGAGCGAGTTGACCTGCACGCCGTAGCGCAGGCG is a window from the Pseudonocardia sp. HH130629-09 genome containing:
- a CDS encoding 3-hydroxyacyl-CoA dehydrogenase family protein encodes the protein MAREFRTVGVVGLGTMGAGIVEVFARNGLDVIAVEVDDTAGERGRAHLAASTDRAIERGKLTREQADELLGRITVTTTLADLAPAQLVVEAIPESLDAKTALLAEVDKVVAEDAILASNTSSLSVTELAVRTTRPGKVVGMHFFNPAPVQKLVEVVRTVVTEPDVISDVQAFADSLGKVPVVIGDRAGFIANALLFGYLNHAAKMYAERYASREDLDAGMRYGCGYPMGPLALLDLIGLDTAYEILETMYGESRNLMHAPNPVFKQMITAGLLGRKTGRGFYTYSAPHSSTVVADGETPASAVPADVTLRDVARVGVVGTGTMASGIVEVFAKAGYDVVVRGRSDSKVEGSVALVRKSLDKAVARGKLDEAGRDAVLARISGTTALEDMADVDLVVEAVAEELGVKRAMFGALDEICKPGAILATTTSSLPVVECAAVTQRPGDVIGMHFFNPAPVMKLVEVVSTIGTSRDVAATVLDVCQKLKKVPVSCGDRAGFIVNALLFPYLNDAVKMLEAHYATADDIDAAMKTGCALPMGPFELLDVVGLDVSLAIEKSLHAEFHQAGFAPAPLLEHLVTAGRLGRKTGHGFRDYTKR
- a CDS encoding aldehyde dehydrogenase family protein, translating into MSATAADSTPTTAAVPASGDFASLSPRTGEELARYPVHDGEHVRARVRDAAEAAVWWDGLGFDERRRRLAAWKKVLVAQLDRVAGVVAAETGKPLDDARLEVVLAIDHLDWASANAKKVLGRRSVSPGLLMANQAASVAYRPLGVVGVIGPWNYPFFTPMGSIAYALAAGNTVVFKPSELTPGVGHEIARTLAEAVPEVGRYPLLTVVTGFGPTGAELCRAPGIGKIAFTGSAATGRRVMAACAENLVPVLMECGGKDPLIVDADADLDGAADAAVWGGMSNAGQTCVGVERVYVVESVAGRFLEKVRAAASALQVGTATNEGDLGPMTMPSQTEIVRRHVTDALERGGRAIVGGADSVPAQGGSISPVVIADVPEDSVAVTEETFGPLVVVNRVPDVDEAVRRANATGYGLGATVFSAKRGEQIAQRLRCGMVSINGVISFAGIPSLPFGGVGESGFGRIHGADGLREFTRAQSIARQRFGMPIVVTSFKRTARTMQTLVGIVKARHGR
- the nucS gene encoding endonuclease NucS is translated as MRLVIARCQVDYVGRLTAHLPMAPRLLLVKRDGSVSIHADDRAYKPLNWMSPPCWLTEEPGVWTVRNKADESLVITIDEVLHDSSHELGVDPGLVKDGVEAHLQELLAAHPETFGEGHTLVRREYMTAVGPVDLLLRDGSGAHVAVEVKRRGEIDGVEQLTRYLELMNRDPLLAPVEGVFAAQQIKPQARTLAVDRGIRCVTVDYDALRGMARDDLLLF
- a CDS encoding NUDIX domain-containing protein translates to MSVREDGIRLPDGTEGLYGIVDKPTYALVIPRDDDGRLHLVEQYRYPVGGRRWEFPAGTAPDRADQDPAELAVRELVEETGLAAEHMTLLGTLDCAPGMSSQRGNVYLATGLTAGPPRREHSEQDMRAAWFTTAELTAMIRRGALTDAQSLAAWALLTLHDAGT
- a CDS encoding cytochrome P450 family protein; this translates as MTAPSTPGGAVDLMDPAVTTDPNAAYGRLREQAPTATVTMMGSPPAVLATRYDDVRTVLTDPRFVTDPALAGGPDNREMIMEQMGVPADVADYLLRTILTVDGAEHTRLRRLVSRAFTVRRVAALRPRVEEITAALLDQVAAAGAGGAPVDLVETLAYPLPITVICELVGVPEADRAQWHEWGEILTTMDRERTGPALRAAIAHVHALVDARRTEPADDLISALVAAQEEDGDRLSDREMVTMIFAIVMAGHETTAHLLSNGALALLGAPDQLAALRADPAGWPAAVNELMRARGPVQFTQLRYPTVDVELGGTAIPAGTPVIAGLLPANHDPRAFDRPEDLDLARPTGRGEGHVGFGQGAHYCLGAALARQEGEVGLRMLFERFPGLRLAVPAEEVVWLPRPGFSRVAALPVRVG
- a CDS encoding enoyl-CoA hydratase-related protein — translated: MTDYEHLLVKQDGDTVRITMNRPQRRNSLTEGHLRELLDAFESAGRSDATGIVLAGEGKAFSSGHDFGDVAERDLAGVRTLLRLCTTVMHTVQSVPQVVIARVHATAWAAGCQLVASCDLAVAAESATFALPGGKGGWFCHTPAVPVARNIGRKRLMELALTGDPIDAATAADWGLVNYAVPDDDLDARVDELLARATRGSRLSKAVGKQTLYAQLDRPEADAYAVAAEVMASMSQSGGAREGMASFLEKRAPQWTD